AATTCTTGCCTTTAGGAAGTTTCTTATAAATCTATTAAATTAAAAAATCTTTGATATCTTTTTCAAAATTTTCCGTATCGTCACTATAGGCTTTAATAATTAATTCCTTTGATATATCAAGGCTGAAGATGCCCATGATGCTTTTTGCATCAATAACATATCTGTTTGAGCAAATATCGATTTCAAAAGGGTAGGCTGAAGTAATATTTACAAAGCTTTTTACTTTTTCAACGGTATCTAGTTTAATTTTAAATTCTTTCATAATTACCCCCTTAATATACTGTGCGCTGAAAATTGTAACATGGTTATTCAT
This is a stretch of genomic DNA from Anaeropeptidivorans aminofermentans. It encodes these proteins:
- a CDS encoding HPr family phosphocarrier protein, giving the protein MKEFKIKLDTVEKVKSFVNITSAYPFEIDICSNRYVIDAKSIMGIFSLDISKELIIKAYSDDTENFEKDIKDFLI